Part of the Polyodon spathula isolate WHYD16114869_AA chromosome 30, ASM1765450v1, whole genome shotgun sequence genome, CATGAACACATGGCTAAAAGCACCAGCACGTTTTACCTTTGGGGCAGTCACTGAGCAAGCCTGAATCTGTGAGGCAGCTAGTTCTATACACTGCTGGTTAGATCGTTAATATAGACTCCGGTGTTGTGGAAAAGCAAACCAGTCCCCTCTCGGAGGAGCTGCATCAGCATGTCCTCCTTTAAAAATCAGCTGGGAAAATGTCTTGATTGAGGGGTTAGGAATGCAGAATCGTTGCGTCTTCTGACAGGACTACCTGGCTATAGGCAGCTCGACATGTCTGAATAATATGTACCAGTACATCATCCTCTTGTCACAGCATGGATAGAAAACCGATAGAAACTATAAATAGAGAAATCTAGAATTGAGCATGTGTGACCTAAAGGGATACCCTTAGAAGGGGTTACCAGAGTACTTTTACTATTACCATACTTTCCCTATGATTATACAATGCATTcaccatagtttaccctgattAGACAAGTTTTATAAGATGCTTTTACCatatctttctgtgctttacaatgcttacctatgctgtaccatgcttccactatgctttattacactttgccatgcttttactatgggatacTTTTTATAAGGGTAAATACTATTGACATTAAGTAATCACATGTGTacaactcattttaaaacctgactgAGGTTTTTCTGACTTTGTAGTTGTTGCTCTGTACTGCTGGATCTCTCCTCAGCTCTCTCGTGTTGCCACAGACGTTTTGATTAGTTTTATCttgtaatatttcaaatatttttctcttttttgtcaGGATTTTGTAGAGCCTTCAGTAACATTGTTTGAAGAGGGGCACTTAGAAAACACAAACAAGCCTGATATCACAGACCTTGACATTCCAGACCTGGAGAGTGTCGGCTTCAAAAGGGGGATAGATTCAATTCACGTCTCAAATGGAGTGTGAGTATCAGGCAGCCAGAGGCATGCCTTGTGTATGTCTTACTAGAGCTGTGCATCAGGCAGCCAGAGGCATGCCTTGTGTATGTCTTACTAGAGCTGTGCATCAGGCAGCCAGAGGCATGCCTTGTGTATGTCTTACTAGAGCTGTGCATCAGGCAGCCAGAGGCATGCCTTGTGTATGTGCAAACCCAATTCATCTTCTTGCGTTGGCTGTTTAATCTTCAGTACATTTAGCTTTCAGCTGTGATGGTTTGTTGGCCTGTGGTGCTGAATTACTCTGGGACAAttgtataaaacatgtttattcatCTTGGGGTGTTAGCAATTACACAAGTATGTTAGCAATTACACAAGTACAGAAACCTTGTGGAATAAAGGGCTTTGAACATGTGTGTTGGCATTAACATGTGTGTTTATCTATCGGCTTTAATTTGATAGTCTTCACTCTCTAGAGTATACTAATAGTATATTGCttttttgctttatatatatatatatatatatatatatatatatatatatatatatatatatatatatatatatatatatatatattatatatataatataaaataatatatacaaaaaaagtaaacacaatgtctacaagtaatgtgtgtgtgtgtgtgtgtgtgtgtatatatatatatatatatatatatatatatatatatatatatatatatatatatatatatatataattacgttTTGTGTGCTTTCAAACCAATTACCCTACATTTCACACACTAAATATGTCTTGTCTCTTGTCTTTTATGATCAAATTGTATTACATTAAATGAAAGCctcttaatatacagtatttgatttGCAATAATGATGTCTTATGTAGGTAGAAACCCTTCTAGCACACTGTCAGTATCATGGCTGGCCTTGGCGGCAatgtttttacatgtttaaatcgTTTTGGTGGTATATCAAAAGTGACCATCAGTAAGTGTGTTATCCAGAATGGCATCATACAAATGCATCAGCCATCTGTGCAGTGCTGGATTTGGAAACACCTAGAAACCATGCCCCTAGTATCAGCCCTCTAGCGAAGCCTTTTAGATCTGCTGTCACTCCCATTGCGACTGGCTTTCAATCAGCCAGAGGCTGCGTTTATATTTAAGTTACAGAATGAACCAAAAGCATGTGTTTGTCGCAAGAAGCAGTGGGAGTTTGTGACCCGGGTGTCTGGTGTTCCAGGTGGGTGGCGTACCGGCAGAAGCACTATTGTGGAGAGCAGTACATCCTGGAGAAAGGAATGTACAAGAGCATGTCTGACTGGGGAGGATCGGACAGCACAATCATGTCCATTCGGCCCATCCGACTGGTAGGTGATTGCAGTGATGAATGACTGATCTGTAGGATTGTGATGTCATAAGATTGATGGGGTATCATTCGTGCTGTTAAGCGGGGCTCCCTTGTAGCTGAGCCTTTTCAGGACTTTAGTCAAACCAGCTTCTTAAAGTAGGTTAAAGATGAGGCTTATGTTTACTTTTCATTCTTTTAGGATGTTTGTAATTTTTCCGAGTGGTTCTTATCGAAATGActcctgtttcttttatttccttAGTTTTTGATAAGTCTTTGCGTTCATGTGCTGCTCTTCAGatccagttgcctgccatagacatgtgtacCACTGGCTAGATCATAAAAAGcgagagccagcgccatctagtgaacagctTCTTTGGattaagtttccttttgtattgctggaaATACACAGatgtccactagatggtgctggtgcttactaatgtAAAGACACTTTCactgatctagcctgcattacatGTGTCTACGGAACAGGATCTCAAGAGCAGCTTCTCAACTCCGAGTTCAATCCCACTAACACAGACATTGCAGTAAGAATCACCTAGTTATTACAAACATCATAGAAGTGGgacagtaataaaaacacacagaaaatgtaatttgaagctgcaTACTCGCTCAGTAATGTATGGAATTGAACCTGGCAGATTCAGTGAAGTACTGATTTGGGTCCAGGAACTAAACTTAGCAAACAGTGAAAAGGAATGAGAACGTGGGTGCTTGTGTTATGCAAATGAAAGGGTTTTTGTAGTTGACgccaaacattttattttaaacatgtcctTGACTTCCACTTCTACAATCTACTTGTACAAAATGAGCACTACATCCGTTTCTAATACAGCATGTACTGAGTCCCTTCACTGCACCTTGCAGACGCAAGTCATTGAGACATATtccatacatactgtaatgtCCTGTCGCTTTGAATGGACAGGGAATCTCAGAAAATTAACCATTAGAGggaaaataaaagattttcaaGGTGACTACCTTTCTAGATATAGAATAAAGGGGGTGCCAGGCCCTTTGGAAACTGTACTAGAAAGtgattaacttttcattttttctaTTCAGGAGACCATGGGAAGCACTGAACCTCAGTACTTGGTATGTATCTGTTAAGAGCAGTAAATAAATGTCAGAGGACATCTTCTGCATTCATGAATAACCCTTTTGAGATTTCAGTTAAAGACTGTAATCACTAGAATTGAACAGTACTCAAAATATAAACAGGCTATTGCCTTCTTCAGTACACTGTCCACTTGACTTAACTTCATTTCTtgtagttttaccttagaattctgattgtTTACAAGCTATGGATGATGACTTTagtaaattacacattttattggcAGCATTTAAAGGTTATAATAAGGACAGCTGAATCAGTTTTAATCATTCCAACTACTCTCCTAAATCCTGTTATGAAATTGTTAGTAATGTTAATAACCCACACAGCAGGGTTAATAAAGAGTTACAGAGTTGCTGTATTTAGGCCCGTGCTGATTGTCACCCCGGTAACTGAGTGGTTGCGTGTTCTGGGCTGGGTGCTTACAGTTGCCTGCCTTCTTTCAGCTGAGACTGTACAGTGAGCCTCATTACCGTGGAAGATGTGCTGAATATACTACAGAGGCCCTGGACTACTCTGTGTTTGAACCCATGTCTTTCAGGGTGATTCATGGGAAGTAAGTAATCTTGGTAAATTGCCAGTTGACAATCTCCAACAATCCCCTGGAACCCAATAGCCCAAACCCCAGGCATGATCTCCTGTGGCGATACCACCTCATGTAGATGGTTTAAATGTTGCCCATGAATAAATGGGATTTGCAGTCATTAAGAATGCATGTTCCTTGTATCTCGTTGAAGTTTTGCCTTTAAACATCTGTTGCTGATCATTTCATCTTGTTACGCATCAGATAAAGTAGCACACTAGGACCATTCcacgtattttctttttttaaacagttctgtaAATGCTGTTAATTAAATACAAGATAATAATGTTATACCgctagcattttgtttttattcttcacTGAAAATGTTCCTTTGCACATGCTTAAAAAGAGGTcagctttatttaaaatgagCCCCGCTCATGATATAGTGTATATGGTTGTGGccatactgtaaatgtacaggTCTATTTAGTGTCTTGTTTTTCTGCTCTAGCTGGCTGCTCTTTGATGAAGAAGGCTTTGCTGGCAATCAGTTTGTACTGGAAGAAGGTCTTTATCCTGATCTCACTTCCTGTGGTTGCATGGCAACATCCATCAAGTCAATGAAGCCTATTCAATATGCAAGTATCCCTTACctcttttggttgtttttttcttttccagttgTTTTTGTCATAATCGATTTGGTCCACTCGTACTGATAAAAAGTGAAGACAATTTTTAgttcctctttttaaaaaaactaatcaaAGAAAGACCACACAACCGCTTAATCTCCCCCATTTCAAATCCACTCCAATAAAGTATTCAGTTGATAAGTCTACAGACTAAGAAAGCTAGACATGCCCTGTCTTTATTGACAGATactttatttgttgttttctgtttggcaGGATTTCTCCGAGCCTTCCATCAGTCTGTTTTCTCTGGACTCCTTTGAAGGCAAGGAGCTGGTTGTGGAGGAATCTGACATCTCCCTTCAGAACAAGAACTTCTTCTCCCAGTCTCTCAGAGTGACCAGCGGACTGTGAGTATTTCAAACAATCCCAACTCCCAGTTTACAGGAAACCAGTAAAGCTGACCAATCTCAAACTGGGGCTCCAATGTACAGACCAGTCTAAACCGGGTGCTACACACAGGTTAAAGATTGTCGGAatgtatcttgtttttttgtagaaTTGCCTTATAGAAGATGATCCTACTAAAAGCACCAAAAACTTTTTTCCCGACAGGTGGGTTGTGTATGAGTATCCCAGCTTCAAGGGACGACAGATGCTGTTGACTGGGGGAGAGTTTGGGTGCTGGAGTGACTACAGTGGCTGGAATACGATTGGCTCCCTTCAACCTCTGCCACAGGTAACAGCAGAGAATTGAAGGACGACACAGTTTGTTTAACTCAGTATAAGAATATTTCCATTTCATTAAATAAGCTTTATACTCGTAAACAGGCCTAGTCTGGTGTTACTGGTTTCTTTAAATTTAAAGTCAATTCTCATGAAGACAAACTCGGATTACACAAATGTTCTGATACTGTGAATTTACTACATGGTCCCGGACAAATTTAGCAGTCACTTATTGTAAATTTTTTCTTATCATCTGAAttcattttatacaaattattttggagccccccCCACAGAGAAGAAACAATGGAATAAAATGAATTGTTCGAACAGCTAGGTGTAAAGGATATAGGGAAATGTACCAATCTGCATCCCAGTTAGTGTctctactgtattttactgtgttttactgtaaCTTCAAGAAAAATTGACAGTAAGCTTTtcgcttagactcctgataataagaattactgatgaGACCagtttttttgctggtcccttgaaattcgtattaatgagagttgactgtaATTAGGGAGAAAGTTGCAATTGATAAGCGTAAGCACATGATTTAAGGTGATCATGATTATCTGGATCATTTTTAATTGGTTATGTGGAATTTCATCATTGTACACTCCCTAATCCCTACAGCTAAAACTAGCTTGTGATGCTTTCCGAAATGCATTAGTCATACTGTTGATTCATATCCTATTCATTTTCATCCTGGCACACAAGTTCTTTCGTGCTGTCACTGTTTTAATCTCTGCTGTTATAATCAACTGCAAACAAGCCCGTCGTTCATGACCCActtctattttttgtttcctaTCCGTTGCTTGTGTAGGAGgctgttgtttgtttggaagggcAGCTCATTGTGTGCATATGTGTCACAGTACGGAGCCTTATCTGCTTATCACAGTTCTAGGCGTTCTGTGCCCCTGTCAGGAATGTGTAGTTGGGGTAACATTCCTCCATTGGCAGGTCATTAATCAACGCATGCACCACAGCATCACTGCTGCATAAAACACTTTTTAAGGTTTTTAACTGAGCGAAAGCCAGGGGAACGAAAGTGCAGGGTcatttcttttacaaaaacataCGCCAGAAAGTCTTTAGAGGCAATCATGACAATGTTCATGTTGGCCAGTAGCATCAAAGATAGGCTGTACACATCGTCTCacttctgaaataaatataaGGTCATTTGGTGGGTAAATGGCTTTCTGCTCTAAAATAATATTGGCTTTAGTTGAAAGTGCATGGATATAGAGTTGTAGGCAAAGAAAGATTACagtcttacaaaaaaataagggggTACAAATATTCAGACAGGGGAAATATTGGTTCCTAAGTGAAACTAATTTTTGTTCCTAGGGGAACATCTATTTGGTGGCAACATGTATTACCTGACGCGAGTTTCATTTTACACCACTAATGTGCCTCTGCTATATCACATGTGTAACAAACGTGTTCTGTGATGAGGCTAAATACTTCAAAAGTGAATTTGTTGAAGAAAGCTTCTTCCCCTTCTCACCTTCAGTGAATCAGTACTTTACACTTTGCGTTTCAGATTGTCGTAATAGTTTTAAGGTGTTGAAATGCAGTAGAACAGCATTCCTAAGATTTAAGAGTCAACTAATTGAAGTGGTTTTGAATACCTGGATTATATCTTGCACAACAAGAAACCGTTCTGTTTCTTTTGTAACCTGCTGAGTTTACATTTCATTGTGGGATCTTTTATtattgtccccccccccctccccattagATAACAGAACTACAATTGTCTACAGGACCATTGCTAGCAGCTTTCTGTAGCTGTGGGTTAGTATTTGTTTTACTGCTATACAaaagctaaaaatatatattttttgtatttcatagCCTAAAGTCTACATCAGGTTGAAAAACCGGGCACTGGGAACATTCCTGACTGCTGAAGACAACGTAGAAAAATCTAAACCGTCAAGAGTTTCCGTTTGTCCTTCCAATGGGAAAAGCACACAGATCTGGACCTTCAGTCAGGGGCTTTTAAAATCCAAGGTAAGACCCTGTGGATGGTAGGACGAGCCAGGGGTATCTCTTCTAATATCTTACCATAGCAAAAACATAGCGATGTGTaagaaagcacaatgaaagcaagGTGAAGAAAGATAAGCATAgcgagggatggtaaagcatattactaaacatggcaaatcagggtaaactgtgggaaataaccatggggaaagcatggaaaaactgcagaaataccatgcaaaaataccatggtacaCCTGTATTAggaattcagaaataaaaatccCTATATTGAATATATTGCATGACCTTCAGAGTTCCAGTCATTCTTAAATTGTGTTCCCATACAAATGTGATTACTTCAGAGTGGTGGTCATGGTTGAGCTGGGGCTGTGTGTAATACTGCAATAACATTGCAGAACTATTGCAAGGTAACTGGTTTTATTACTGTCTCTATCTGATAAACATCCTTGCCGTTTGATAAGCCtgcatttttaaattagttttatgttacatttttggAATAAGTAATTACTTAGATGAGACAGAAAAATCATCATACACTCAGCCTTACATACATGTGCCCATAGCTATTCTGAGATATATCGATACATTGTTACAAGCGGTATGAGCTTTGACCTTTTGCTAGTACAGGAATGCTGGCTCACCCTGAGAGGTGTGCCCCGGCCAGTTGAGCTGATTAAACCTGCTTGGAAGCTGTGACAGTGGGCTGTCCTTCTCCTGCAGGTTAACAAGGCGTGCATGGCGCTCATTGGGGGGAAAGGCACTGCGGGGGCCAATGTGGCTCTCTGGCCAGAGCACGGGCGGATTCATCAGAGGTGGAGGTTTAACAAGGACAGCACAATCACAAGCTATCTGAACGGCAGCCTTGTGCTGGATGTTAAAGGTATGGCAAGACACACCCTAGAACATCAGAAACCTGTTTGGACATTTTTTGACGCTGCATTTAATGAAGTGTTTGAGGGGTTGTTATAGAGATGTCAGTAGtaactaacagaaaaaaaaaaatctgacatttaCAGCTGCACAATGTCATCATGTCCACAGTTGCACTGCAAAGTTGTAACCACACAGTCCTGATTTGCATGTGGCAAGCAGTTTAAATAACCTGAAACACAGCCAATCAGGAGTGGGGAATGTAACTCTAGATTGAGCTGATCTCCTGGAAGTGGAAGCCAAGACTTGTCTGTGCAGCTACAGCAATGTCCACACATTGGTTGCAATCAAACAGGAGGGGATCCAGTCGGACTTGCATTCCTGCTGCGTTTTTCCAGTAGCAATATAATAACCTGTTGGGTCTAGGGGCATGCAGGGTGAGGACTGGGTGTGACTGTTTGAAATGCAAAGTAAtgcaaactccccagtaatgttgttgaagctgacaccctggggtccttcaagaagctgcttgatgagaatttgggatcaataagcaactaacaaccaaacgagcaagataggccgagtggcctcctctcgttttgtaaactttcttatgttcttaaatgcaaTGCTCTTTCCATTTATTCATTCCTGTTACTATTCCTTttgccttgtttttcttttaggtgGAAAGGGTTACGACAAGGATCATTTGATTATGAATCCACATACAGCAGGTCAGATCACACAGCTTTGGGATATTGAAATGCTATAACATGAACTTGGATAAGCTTGGAAGGTGAACTCAGGTGTCAAAAGGGCCACCAAAGAGCCTACAGCGGACAAGCTGCTTTCAGGGGGAAAAACAAGCCTGCTGTACATTAACGCTTTAGCTATCGAGTATAAATATCGAGCTACGGACAGTGGGAATACGAAGTGGTTGAATTGAACTGTACCACGCTGGGATATggatttttttagagcattttacagcacctggATTGCATCGAACCGTTTCTAGGGGTATTCCCAGGATAACCAGTGCTGCAGTAAGGTTACCTGTGAATATCCTCGTAGCTATTAGGATCTATTGAAAACAATATAGCACCTTTTTTATGTAATAAGATTTAGGTTTATTGTTAGTGAAGCTTTTAATGGTCGTGTCAGGCCAGGGATGATTGTAACGGTATAATGTCTTCAGGCATACAAGTTATACCAATGAGTTGGTTAAGACTTCCTTAAAGCTTGCTAAAAAACGGTCCTTGACTCACTTACAAGGATATCATACCAGTCTGCAGACTCTGATATGATGGGACGTTGATCTTCttctaaaaacaacaaatcctGTACAAAAATGCATCTGAAGAGTAATGATCAACtgcaatgtaataaaatacttttaatttacAGCTTTATAAGCTGGTCCCGATGCTAAACTGGACTGGGAACCAAAATCCTATTTGaagtaaatatattttgaacTATCATTCGATCTTGGCTGCCTTTTTTGCGAACAGAAAACATGTGAACCAGGAAATCAAGTTGGTTTGACAGCACAGCAGATAAGCTTCTATTCAAGCAAGCTCCTGTGTGGCTTGTGGAAAGAGATGTGTGAAAGGAAACAGCTTAAGTAATGAATGTTAATATTCTAttctattaatatttaatagaatcTTTATGTACGTCAATAATAATCCATGACAAGCACGTGTCTTCACACAGCATATACATGATGTTACTGCTTGAAAAGGGTGTGATGCAAAGCAATAGCATTTATGCAACAATGTTGCAGAGCCTTGCTTAGTAAATATTGATACAGTAGCAAACTCCTCTCTCTTTGAATAAGTGAACGATGCACTGCGGGAGCTGTTATTCACCTTTCCAAGGTACCGTCCACCAGCTAAACAGTGGTCAGAACAGCAAAGATCTCTTTTGGAAGAGTGGGCAGGAATGTGTAATAAAAGAAAGCAGCTTGGAGAGACGAGGTGGACTCAGTGTTAGGTATTATGACTTGTACCTGACAGGCAGTGGTCAAGGCATTTTCCATGAAAGCAGTAACATATTAGAAACTCAGCATGAATCCAACAACTGTAATCAGTGCAATTCCTAGAGATTATTGAGAccgtatatacatgtatattgtgGCCAGTAGTAGCAATACTGTATTGTGGAATCtagtcttttaaaatatgtatata contains:
- the LOC121302666 gene encoding beta/gamma crystallin domain-containing protein 3, with the translated sequence MIIYDAINFSGKKQEIVSNVQDATSMMFPQGVSIRVVRGCWVLYGEPGYRGQYLVLLEGETVLSHFGGSPTTVAIGSIKRVVENHSIPEIQLRRPQGKNQTAMNFQKEIRDLEALGAAPDLSSVMVKSGCWLAYDDTNFSGNSVLLQANGSASQNADKPEITHVKSLRPLEMGGLKVQKPLDPKIVLYEFACFTGQSKEVTDNVHNVAALKGLIGVGSIRVIGGVWVAYTAEGYNGKQYLLEEGEYLDWQAWGGLNNTVLSLRYVQADFVEPSVTLFEEGHLENTNKPDITDLDIPDLESVGFKRGIDSIHVSNGVWVAYRQKHYCGEQYILEKGMYKSMSDWGGSDSTIMSIRPIRLETMGSTEPQYLLRLYSEPHYRGRCAEYTTEALDYSVFEPMSFRVIHGNWLLFDEEGFAGNQFVLEEGLYPDLTSCGCMATSIKSMKPIQYDFSEPSISLFSLDSFEGKELVVEESDISLQNKNFFSQSLRVTSGLWVVYEYPSFKGRQMLLTGGEFGCWSDYSGWNTIGSLQPLPQPKVYIRLKNRALGTFLTAEDNVEKSKPSRVSVCPSNGKSTQIWTFSQGLLKSKVNKACMALIGGKGTAGANVALWPEHGRIHQRWRFNKDSTITSYLNGSLVLDVKGGKGYDKDHLIMNPHTAGQITQLWDIEML